From the genome of Seriola aureovittata isolate HTS-2021-v1 ecotype China chromosome 18, ASM2101889v1, whole genome shotgun sequence:
cattaaaacaaaatataaaaaataagaaacaaataATTACATAGAATTTGGACACTATATTTCACCGGGATCTACATTAACCCATCTGCGCAAAATAGTAACAAACAAACCCTCAAATATTCTTCAGTCCACTGTACATTTCTTTATCCAGTCATCCAGCTGAAAGTTGTGCTCTTTAATCTGAGAAAACAGGGTCTGGAGAATTTATAGTGAAGTTATCCACGTTATGATGAGTCTATTTTGTACAATCCCAGCAGAGCGCAGCTTCTCTTGCTTAGAAAAAGTCTGAGGCTTTCCGTCTCTTGGGAAGTTGCAGCAGATTGTCCGTGAGTGACGTAAGGTCCTGAGAGCTTGGGGTCTTGGCTTTGTTTGGTGTTGGTGTTCCTGACGGAGTGGATGGGCCACCGAAGGGAGACTTGCAGCCGACGACTCTGTGTGAGGGAGATGGGGTGTAACTTGCTCTTAGTGCTTTGTCCGTGTATTTGCTAGATGTCCGATTTACAAGCCTCTGCAGGGCTGGGGTGAGGGCTGGGCTCAGGCCTTTAGGCGTAAGACTGCAAGACAAAGGATGAGGTGCTCAGTTAGTTTGTGACTGTAATAATTTCTTCAAGATTGCACTAACAAATACAGTGGAAGACTAGTGGTGTTAAATACGTTGTTTAAAATTTAAGCTGGACTTTCCCTCTTGATAGAAAGGAGTCTGACAGATGCAGTGAAGCGTTGTTACCTGAAGAAGCAGATAAAATAAAGAGTGTACaaagtcaaaaatgtgtttaccTTGCAAGGTTCTCTGTGACCTTTCGCAATGCCTCCTGTTTCTTTGCACGGTTTTTAGCTGCAGCTTCATTGGCCATCTTTAAACCCAGCCTCTCTCGTCGTCCCGGTTCTGGAATCTTTTTGAAACAATATGAAGTGTCAATATTTTACAACTtagcaaataataaaatacaaaaatgcgATTAACAAAGCCTTGCAGCTACCAGTTTATGTTCAGTACCTTAAATGATGGACCGTGATTCCTCTCAACATATGGGGTGTCTGATCCATCCAGACGAAATGGTGTACTCTCGATCTCACCCCAGGTCATCAGAGGTGACTCAGCTACACCTGAGGGAACAAAAACAGCTTTCAGAAATCTACGCCACGTTGAATCAGCCATTCAAGGCAACATTTATTGTCATCTGTCATCTATTTGGAGGAGGATTGTAAAACCAACTTACCAGGTGCAGGGGAAGGTGTTCTTTCAAAACCATATCCATTCACTGTCGGGGATTCATGGGGGATGAGCTCTTTCCCATCGGGGCCGACTTTACCCTGTTTGAACTggacaaatcaaaaaaaaaaaaaaaaaaaaaggttatacaTCAGCtgtatcattcattcatttattcaactAAAGAACAGACTGCCATGCTGAAACACTTCAATCAAGAGTATGGAGCACATTCAGGCGAAAACAAAATTACCCTAATGCAACATCATGCCTTATTTATTACCTGTGCATTTAGAGCTGCAGCCTGTTGAATCTGGCTTTTGTTTAGAGCTTTGCTGAATGGGTCCCCAACAAAGCGTGTATTCTTGTGAACCACCTCCCTTGGCTTCTTAAAGAGAGCATCATCGTCTTTAACACCTTAATTGGAGAAATGTGAAAAGCACATtacattcaattttttttcacagctaaATGTGATCAATATTGAggattcatgtttttaaaaaattatctTACCCTCTGGATAATACATCAAGGCATTCTTCGCTTTGTATTCCCATGTCTCCAATCCAGCTTTGACACATTCAAGTGCTGCCTTCTCCATCGATGGTAAAGCTAGGTTCTCCTCATGGCGCTGAAAAATATCAGTGTTTatgaatgttttcactgtagTCTTGGGGTGTGCAAAATAATCATCTGTCTGACAGTGATCAACTGCGACTGAAAACTAAGCCATGAAATCTTCATACCCGTCAGGGATGCAGTTTTCATGCAGGAACAAGCTACAAACTTTTCAGAGCCACATTTGAGGTTTTTGGGTGGTGATTGTTTGATTAAAGTATTTCAGTAATAAGCTACTCAATAATTTCTGCTAATCAACAATTTGGTCACAGACAATTTACTCAAAATCAGTCTATGATCAGAACACTTGTAATGTAAGTAATCATATTTCATATGCTTTGAATTCAAGTAAAACCTAAACTGCACATGCGTACCTGTTTGAATTCAGCCTCAGCCTCATATAACCAGGCATGCCTCAGTTTCTCCTTGTCTTTTGCCAGATCCATTATCTGTTCAAATGATGCATTATCCTCACTGGTATTTTTAGCAAGGAAACGATCCAGAGAGGGCAgctctttctcctccttgtcATCATCTTTGCtctctataaataaaatatcgATAGATACAGGGTTAAATTACTGTTCCTTCTCTAAGTCCATTTGTAACAGTATAACTGCCAAATATGTCCACTGATAGGACCAAATGAAGAAGACAATTATACACAGCATGGGAAATGATTTATGTAAGATGGAAAAAAGGGAGTTTAAAGTGGGATACAGATCTGTGGgttcatgtaaacacaaagcTCAGAACAGTCTCTTAAATTATCTgcacttcaaattaaaaaatgaaatacttacCTGTATCTAAACATTTATTGCCATGAGTAGAGGAGGGAGATCCCGTGCGGCCCACTGGTGTCTCAAAGCTAGCTGGAGTAACATCTTACACACGAAgaggacaaaaggaaaaaattgtcattttcatggagcagcaaaacaaacaaaagctattctttctctctctaagaaagggagaaaaacattgaaatacAGGGTCTAAATTCACTTTCTCATAATACTCACAGGGTGCAGAAGATCGTGGGGTAGATTTTGTCAATGATGATCCATATCGGATGGATATCTCTCTCATTCGCTCCAGGTCTCCAGTTTCCTCTGCTTCCAGGTAATCCTTCTGCGCTTGTAATTTTGTCACATCTGGGAAGAAATCCCTCTGTATGATCTTCTCTAAACTCTGTTGGAAGTACACAGGCAAGTACATTTGACTTTGAAAAACAGAGGATAATGACatactacacaacaacaacaacaacatttatagAACTGACCTGtatttctctcactttcactcTGATATACAGaaatttcttatttcttactagtgctaaaaacaaaacaggatggTAAGGCTGCACTATCATTTCAATAAAcaattcatctgctgattatgATGATTACGATTAATCTTTCagtctgtgaaatgtcagaatagACATAAAGATGCCCACATCccaataaaacgtcatataattGCACTTTGTActgaccaacagttcaaaacttAGAGACAATTAATTAACAATgatataaaaagagaaaaagctaCACAATTCATCACATATGAAAAGCTGTTACCAGGGTGCTTTGCC
Proteins encoded in this window:
- the ess2 gene encoding splicing factor ESS-2 homolog, whose protein sequence is MEGSASVRKALSGTLVPSTVTTVALRQQPEETEHGALNRKVLDEEEYIESLEKIIQRDFFPDVTKLQAQKDYLEAEETGDLERMREISIRYGSSLTKSTPRSSAPYVTPASFETPVGRTGSPSSTHGNKCLDTESKDDDKEEKELPSLDRFLAKNTSEDNASFEQIMDLAKDKEKLRHAWLYEAEAEFKQRHEENLALPSMEKAALECVKAGLETWEYKAKNALMYYPEGVKDDDALFKKPREVVHKNTRFVGDPFSKALNKSQIQQAAALNAQFKQGKVGPDGKELIPHESPTVNGYGFERTPSPAPGVAESPLMTWGEIESTPFRLDGSDTPYVERNHGPSFKIPEPGRRERLGLKMANEAAAKNRAKKQEALRKVTENLASLTPKGLSPALTPALQRLVNRTSSKYTDKALRASYTPSPSHRVVGCKSPFGGPSTPSGTPTPNKAKTPSSQDLTSLTDNLLQLPKRRKASDFF